The DNA sequence TCACGACAGTGCGCTTCCAGCTGCACCAGCACCGCTTGTTCCTGCTGTTCCTGTTCTTGCAGCCGATCCCGCTGCTGCCGCGCTTGGTGCAACTGCTGCCGCTGACGTTCCAGCCGCTGGCCCAGCTGCTGCTCATTGCGCTGGGCCAGCTCCAGTTCCTTCTCCTGCCCACGCAACTGCAACTGCAGCTGCTGCAGCTGCTGCTGCCAGTGTTGCAGCTGTTGTTCCGCCGTATCCCTCAACCGCTGCTGGCTCTCGACCTGCGCCGTCTCCCGTTCCAGTTGCTGGCGCAGCTGGTCGACCTGCTGCGCCAACTCCGTCAGCCGGCGGCGGTTGCGCAACAGCTGGCCAGTCGACTGCGGGCCAGCCAGCACCAGCCGGCCGCGCCAGCACAGGCTATCACCCCGCTTCGTTACCAGCGTCAGCCCCGCTGCCAGTGGCTGATCAAGAAAAGGCCACAGACTTTCAACCAGCCAGACGCCATTTAACCAGGCCGCCGCGACGGCAGAATCACCGACCAGGCAATCGCTCAGCGGCACACCGGCCGGCGCCCTGGCTAGCGTCAGGGCCGGCCTGGGCAACTGCAGCCTGCCGCCCGGCAGATCATGCTGCTCCAAGAGAGTCGCCAACCCCGCGACACTGTCGAACGCCACAGCCTGCAGCTGCTGTTCCAGCGCCACCGCCACAGCTTCTTCCAGCTCCGCCGGCACCTGCAGGCCATCGGCCAGCAGAGCAACGCCCAGCTGGCACAACTGCGAATCGGCGAGCAGGGCACGGGTATCGGCGCCAACATCCTCGCCACCCGTCACCAGTTCATGGAGCGACTGATGGCGCGACTGAACCAGATTCAGCTCGGCGGCCACCTGTTGTTGCACCTGTCGAGCCCGCTGCACCTGCTGGCGCTGCTGATCGCGCTGGCACAGTGCCTGCTGCTGCTGTTGCTCGCTGAGCTGACGAGCCTGCCGCAACTGTTCTACCTCGGCCTGCAACGCCGCCAATGTCTGACGTTGCTGCGTGCCCTGCTGTTGCAAAGCGTCGAGCGCCACCTGCTGGCGTTGTACCGTCTCAGCCGCCGTCGTTTGCTGCTGCTCCAGCCGCGCCCAGGCCGTCCGGCGTTGCAGCAGCTCCTGATTGGCCTGTTGCCACTGCTGACGCGCCGTCTGCAGCGCCACGCCCTGCTGGCGGTCAAGCTCCAAATCGGTCTGCAAGGCCTGTTGGTGTTGCTGCCAATCCTCTTGGGCACACCGTGCCTGTCGACCCAAATCGTCGAGCTGCCGCGTCAACTCCTGCAGCCGACGCTCGGCCAGCTGCTGCCGCTGGCTGGCCTGCTGCAACTCACCACTTCCTTCCTGCCGCTGCCGCTGCAGGTTCTGCTGTTGCTGCTGCAACAGGCGCATGTCGTTGTCACACTGCTGGGCATCACTGCGATGCTGCAGCACCTGCTGCTGCAGCTGTTGCAGCTGTTGTTCGGCCTCGGCACGCTGCAACAGAATTTTCTCCAGCTGCAGCTGCAGCTGATCAATACGGGCCTGATGACTGGTCAGCTGCAGCTGCAGCTCCTGCTCCGCCCGGCAACCGTCCTGCACGGCCGCTTCCAGTCGGCGCCATTCGTGGCAGGCCTGCAGCAATTCCAGCGCGCGCAGCTCGCGCCGCACCCGGCGGTACTGCTCAGCCCGTTCGGCCTGCAGTTGCAGGCTGCCGAGCTGCCGCTCAAGCTCACCGATCAGGTCACCCAGCCGCACCAGATTCTGCCGGGTGGCCTCGATCTTGCGCAGCGCCGCCTTCTTGCGCGCCTTGTATTTGGTGATACCGGCCGCCTCCTCGATCAGGCTGCGACGCTGTTCCGGCAGAGCGTGCAGAATGCTGCCGATCTTGCCCTGCTCGATAATCGAATAGGCCCGCGCACCGATGCCGGTATCCATGAACAGCTCGGTCACGTCCATCAGCCGGCAGGACGCCCGATTGATCAGATATTCACTCTCGCCGTTGCGATAAAGCCGCCGGGTCACCATGATTTCATTGAAATCCTTGACCAGCGGGTGCTGAATCTCGGCGCTGTGACTGAACACCAGCGACACCTCGGCCAGACCGTGAGGCCGCCGGCTGTCACTACCACCAAACAGCACATCCTCCATGACCTGGCCACGCAAATTCTTGGCGTTCTGCTCGCCCATCACCCAGCGTAGAGCATCCACCAGATTACTCTTGCCACAGCCATTCGGCCCAAGAACAGCGCTGATGCCCGCATCGAAAACCAGCACGGTTTTGTCGACAAAGGATTTGAAGCCGACGATTTCGATGCGTCGTATTTTCATTCGCCTGCCATTTCTGCTATACAACAGAATATCAACACGCCCAAGTCCCCGCCACCAGGGCCGGCGCATGGTAGCAACCCCCTGATTGAATTGCAAATCCCATTGCCCGGCCCGTTGCGCCGGCAGCGCCGGCACAGGCGCGGCAAGGCTGCTTCCGCAATGACCAGCTCTCAACCCAGTCGCCATCCCGTCCCCCCCCGCCCGGTGCGACGCCGCTTCCGGTCACTGCTAATGACCGCTCTGGCCATTGTGCTGTGCGGCGCTGCCGGCCTGGTCGCTCTGTGGCACAGCCAGAGCGGCAGACTACAGCAGCTACTGCTGGACGAGTTGCAGCAACGCAGTGGCGTACAGCTGCGTTTTGCCAGTGCCCAGCTGGCCTTGCGCGGCGGCCCCGGTCTTGAACTGCGGCAAATCGAACTGGCCCTGCCGGCACTGGGCCTGAGATTGCAGTCGCCCCGGCTGCAGCTGCACCTGGATGGCCGCTCGCTGCTACGCGGCGAGATCCACGCCGGCCGCCTGCATCTGCACCAGCCGGACATTTACTGGCAACCGCCCGCCGCTGGTGTTACCACCCCGGTCAAGGCCGCCGAGCCAGTGGCTGCTGCGCCAGCGCCCGCTCCGACTGCCCATCTTTCTGACCAGCTTTGGCAGGAATACCAGCAACGACTGGCTCAGCTATGGCACCACCGCACCCCGTGGCAGCACCTGCAAATTGACCAGGGCCAACTGCGACTGGCCGGCAGCCCCTGGGTACTGCAGTTCGATCGGCTCAATCTGGCCTCTGTCCAGACAACGGGGTGGCTGCAACTCCAGGCAAAGGGACACATCGGCCGGACGGGTCAGAACAGCAGCGCCGGCCGCTGGCAACTCAACGGTCAGCTGCACGCCAACGCCGACCGCGACCCGCTGCGCCTGCATGTGCAGCTGGACGGATTCGACAGCGGCCAGCTGCCTGCCATGGCACTGGCCGGACAGCCCCTGCAGCCCCAAGGAGCGGTACATCTCGATCTTGACCTGCACAGCCCCGACCCAACAGCGCTGGCACTTCAATTGCGGGTGCAGCCAGACCGGCCACAGAACATTCCGACCCTGCAATGGGGCGAACGGGCGCCCCTTCCCCTGCAACGGGTGCAGATCAATGGGCTGTGGCAGGCGGGGCAGCACCGGCTGCAGCTGCGCCAGATTGAGCTCCATGCGGGCCCCCTGCAGCTCCAGGCCAGTGGCAGCTGGCAGCCGGACAGCCAGCAACTGCAGCTGCAACTGCACAGCCAACCGCTGAGACTCGCCAGCCTGCAGCCCTGGCTGGCGCCAGCAACCACAAGTCCGTGGCCGGCCTGGCTCGACGGTGCTCAACTGCACTGCCGTCAGCTGGAGTTGGCTGGTTGCCTGCGTCAATCCTTGACAACCCTGCTGCAACGCAGCCGGTGGTCGCTGCAATTGCCGGCGTTCGCCGCCGTTACCGCTGCCAACACGGCGCTTGAGCTGCACATCGAACAGCAGGGACCGCACTGGCAGCTGCACAGCAACCCACTGCGTTACCGCACCACCGAGCTTGACCTGCAAGGCCCCCTACAGTTACAGCTACACCCCGCTGACACAGCACGCCAGTGGCAACTGCAGCTCGACCTGACGGCCGCCCAACTTGACCTGGCCCGGATCGTGCGCAAAGCGCCCGGCGCGACGGCCAGCGCCAGCGCCAGCCTGCGCCTGCCGGCCGATGACCTTTGCTCCCACCTGGATGCGCTGCTGGCGAACCGCGCCGCCGCCCCCTCTGGCGACACCAGCACCGCCGACTGGCAATTACAGGACGGCCGGCTGCAACTTGATGACTTGGATCTGCGCTTCAATGGCCATTACCGCCAGAAACACCATTGGCAGCTGCAGCTGCAGCTGCCCAGCTTCGCTCTGGAACGGCTGGCCCGCCGCTTCGACCTGCTGGAGCTGATGGAACTGCGCGGGCCGGTCGCCCTGGACTACCGTCTGCGCCGGAATGCCAGCGGTCTGCACGGCCAGGGCCAGCTGCGCCTCAATGGCTGCGCCATCGCTCCCGCACGCATTCTGGCACCCCTGCACCAGATTCATGGCACCATTCATCTCAACGACTGGCAGGCCCACTGCGATCCCCTTGATCTGCTGCTGGGTGAAGGGTCACCGTTACGGCTCCGTGCCCGCATCGCCGATCTACGCGCCCCTATCGCCGACATCCGCACGGTTTTAACGCAGATGCCCGCCAGTGACCTGATCTTCAACTCCCGCCAGGCCCAGTTGCACGATCTTATCGGCCATCTGCGCATCCATGCCCGTGGCATCGATTTCGTCGACGCCCGAGTCCGCCTGGCCCAGGGCACACAGGCACGGGTACAGGGCACCCTGCTGTTCGCCGGCCCCGACATGGATCTCAACATTGATGCCGATTATGGCAATATCGACGAGGTCATCGCCCTGTGGCACGACAGGCCCGTCGACCCGCCGGAATCCGCCCCCCAGGCATCACTGGCCGGGCCAGGCAACAGCATCCCTCCTCCCGTCCCGGAAATCCTGCCAGAAGACGAAACCCTGCGGCTGCACTGTCACATCGCTCGCGGCATCTTCCGAGGCTTCAGCTTCAGCGATGCCAACGCCCTGCTGCACATTCAGCCGGGCCAGCTGCGTCTGGAGCCACTGCAATTTCATGCCGATGGCGGTCACGGCGATGCCCGCCTGATCGTGCGCCTGAGCGAGCCCCACGCCCACCTGTTCGTCGATGGCCGCGTTCAGCGCCTGCGCGCCGGCACCATTTACCAGCAACTGTTCGACGAACAGGGACTGGTCAGCGGCAAACTTACCAGTGCCTTTCGCCTGCAGGGCCCCCTGACCGGCCAGTTTCGTCAACAGGCCCTTGGCGAAGTCAGCCTGCAGATCAAGGACGGCGTCCTGCGCCGTTTCCGTACCCTGTCACGTGCCTTCTCCCTTCTCAATGTCGCCCAGCTGTTCCGCTTCCAGTTGCCCGACATGGCCCGCGAAGGCATGCCGTTCAAACAGCTTGGCGCCACCATCCAGCTGGGCGAAGGCCGATTGCACAGCGAAAACCTGCTGATCGAAAGCGATGCCATGAACCTGGCCGTCGCCGGCGATTATCAACTGGCACAGCAGGAACTTGATCTGTTACTGGCGATCAGCCCACTGGGAACCGTCGATAGCCTGCTGTCGCGCGTGCCCGTGGCCGGCTGGTTGCTGACCGGCAGCGAGAACAAACTGGTTACCGTTCATTTCTCTGTCAGTGGCCCGGTGCGCGAGCCCGAAGTTGAAATGCTGCCCCTCGACTCGGTGTCCACCAAACTCATCGACATCCTGCGCCGCACAATCGATCTCCCCACCACCCTCATTCATGAACCGCGCCGGCTGCTGTTCAACCGGCCCGACAACACCACCAAGCCCTGAAGGATAAAAAGCCGGACGGTTACCCGTCACCAACACAAAAAAAGGGAACCGCCCTCAAGCGATTCCCCCAAGATTCCAGCTTCCACCGGCAGCCTGCCCTCTATCGGCAGCGCTTCCAGCCGGCTGAGACCTTGCGCGCCTCAGACCGGTCGTTCGCCGACGTAAACCGTCGCAATGCCAAAGGTCAGATCTCGGTGGTAAAGACCACTGAAGCCCGCCTCGGCCATCATCTGCTTAAAGACCTGCTGAGATGGAAAAGCCGCCACCGAATCCGGCAGATAGCGATAGGCGGACCGCTGTGACAGCAGTCCACCCACAAAGGGCAGCACGCGGTTGAAATAAAAGCGATAAAGGGCCCCAAAAAACCGATTGGCCGGCATGGAAAACTCCAGTATTACCGCCCGCCCGCCCGGCTTGAGCACACGACAGATCTCACGCAAACCCTGAGCGCGATCTACCACATTACGGATACCAAAAGCGATGGTCACACCATCGAACAACCCATCCGGATGCGGAATGGCCTCGCACGAAGCATTGACCAATCCAATCCGCTGGGCGTAAGGCGAGGCAGCCAGCTTGGGGCGACCCGCCAGCAGCATGCCCTGGGTAAAATCCTCAGCGATGATCCGCACCGAATCCGGCGTGCGGCTGGCGATCTCCAGCGCCACGTCACCGGTGCCGGCCGCCATGTCCAGAACCAGGCCGCCGGGCGGCACCCGCAGCTGTCCCACCGCCACCCGCCGCCAGCGCCGATCGATTCCAAGGGATAATAAACGGTTGAGCAGATCGTAACGCGGGGCAATGGCGTCAAACATGGCGCGGATACCGCGCCCCTTGTCCGTCAGTACAGCCATGAAGGGGCTCCTGTTCAGAAATCAAATCGACTGAGGTCGCAAGATTGAGGTGTGCATACAAAACATCGGAACGATGATCGGGATACTGGCGTCAAGTGTCCGGCTAAAAAGCAACAGATCCGCGAAGGCGATCAGCGCGCTGACGTGCCGTTAAGACGATAAACATAGGCCAGCACCTCAGCCACCGCCTGGTAGAGTTCCACGGGTATCTCCGCCCCCAGAGGAATCTTGGCCAGCAGCTCAGTCAGATCAGGATCGCTGGTGATGGGCAAACCCGCTTCAATCGCCAAGGCAATGATGCGTTCGGCCACCTGGCCCTGACCGCTGGCCACCACCACCGGCGCATCGGCCTGATCGCGGTCGTAGCGGATGGCGACCGCCCGCTTGAGCGGCGCAACTCCGCTCCCTTGGGAATCTTCACGCACCGGGGGCATCATCACACCCGCCGGTCCACAAAGGAATGGTGTTGCGGCGCCAAGCGCTGCACCAGCAGCGCCTCAGGCGACTGCGCGCCCAGCGCCACCTGCAACGAACGCAGGCCGAGAGGCTGCAGCGCCCGTTCCAGACCGGCTTGGCTGGCGCGCATCACAGCCGCGCTGTCCTCGCTGGCGCAGCACAATCGCACAAACAGCTGTTGTCCCTCAAGCAGCAGGTGCACGTTCAGATCACCCAGCTGACTTAAACGCAGATTCAGTTGCACACTGTAACTTCGACGCTGCGATCGGTCAGCATCCGCCGCATGCTCCTCCACCAAAACGTAGCCCTGCTGCAAACCATCAAAGGGCAACGGCAAAAAGATCAAGCCATCCTGCGCCAGCCGAGCCCGGCACAGCTGCAGCAATTCCAGCTGCTGCAACAGCTGCTGAACCCCCTCCTTTTGCGGCCCCGCCTCCAGCTGATCCTGCAACCCCAGCAGCAACCCCTTCAGGCTGGCGCGCGCCTCTTCAACCGCGCCATGAAACAGGCGCCCTTCCAGGTCAAGACCCAGCATCCGCACCAATTGCTGCAACTGTTCGGCCGGCGGCGGCAGCAACTCCGCCGCTGCGGGACCAAGACTGGCGCCGCGACCGGTCAGCAACACCGCCAGCTGTTGCAGCAGACCTCGGGCGGCTTCCAGCTCCGCCGAACCAGGCGCATGCTCCGGCAAAACCGTCGGCAGGACCGCTTCCAGTTGCGGCAACAGTTGTAACAGCTCGGCACGCGCCGTCTCCGGCAGTTGCTGCAAGCGTGCCACGGCCTCGTCAGCCGCCAGCAGCGCTGGCTTGGGCGCGGCCAGGGCAGCCCCCTGGAACGACGCCCCACCACTGGCCAACGGTTCCAGAACCTGCAAAAGCGTGTTTAACACCTGAACCGCCGGCTCTAACCCAACCAATGTCCCGCCCGGCGCCACTGGCACCGGGGGCAATGCCGCCAGCGCCTGACGCAGCAAGGCTGGCGCGGTCTGGCCCACCACGGGAGACACCTTTTGCTCCGCCCCCAACAGCATCGCGACCTGGGGCTGAAGCGGGCTCGACGACGCGACATTTTGCGTCCCGGGAATCTGCGGTGAGACCCCGCCTTCCCGGCCTGGCATGGCCTGGGCTGTCGCTGTCTCGACAGACGCCGGGCGCCCCTGCAGCAGGGCGGCGAACAGCTGCAACGGCTGCTGCAGAGCCGGCGGCAGGGCACTGTTGCCCGCCGGCTGCGCGGTCGGAAGCAGCAGTTGTGCCAGTTGCTCACCCATCGGCACCTGGCGATTGAACAGAGGCAACAACCGCAGCAGATGAGCATCGAGTCCCTGCGGCAACACCTGCAGCTGCAACTGCGGCTGGGTCGCCAGCACCTGCAGGCGCAAAGGTGTTCCCAGCGGCAGCGGAATCTCACTGCGCGCCTGAGCCCAGAGCTTCTGATGCCCCAGATCAAGCAGCACACGGCCCCCCTCCTGCTCGACAATGGTCGCCGGAATGAACTGGTAGGGTTGCAACTGTTGCTGTAGGGCATCGGCCGCCTGCGCCGTCGGCGCGACAGGCTGCAGCGTGATGCTGGGCGGCGGTACGGGGGTGATGACATCCATGGCGACGCCCCAAGGCAATTCCGAAACGAATCAGGGACCGAAAAGCAGGGAAGGATTGAAGAACGAAAGCGCGGCGAGACACCACGCAGGCGCCACCACCAAGGTCAGAAACCGGCCACCTGCACCTTGGTGCGCAACTGCCGGCGCTGTTCAGCCAAACAGAAGGAAATCAGCCGGTCACGGTTTTCCGCTTCGATCTGCAGATACTTGAAAGCCGCCTCGAAGCCACCGCGCAGCTTGGTATCCAGCCGCACCAGCTGAGCAGTGCACCAAAACGGCTCCTGCTCCGGCAGGTAGAAGCCCAACTCAAACAGCTCGCCCTCGGGCAGCTTGTTTTCACAGCCAACCAGCACGCCGCTGCCACTGAGATTGATCGAGGATGTCGGCACCCGCAAGGGCGGCGTGGCACTGCCCGGGGTCAGGCGGTTATACACCACCTTGATGGCGGCATTAACCCGAAAATATTCCCGCTGCTGACTGTAAGAAAAGGTTTCCAGCGCCAGCGCGCGCAGCACCCGCGGGCTGGTGATCTCGTCGATATGGGCATACATGGACACGGTACCCACCCGCGTGTCCAGCGACAGAAGCAGTTTCGCCCCGATGCGTACCCGGTTCAACGGCAACTCATCAGGGCGAAACTTCAGTTCCAGATAAGGCGCGGCAATAATACGGGCCACCGCCTCCAGGCGCTCCTTGCTGCCATCCTCCAGCAGCAGGAATACCCGCAGCAAAGCGGGCTTTTCGAGATATTTGAACAGGGCAAAATCCGCCACGGCGTCTCGACTCCAGGCTTTTTCAGGTCAAGCCAGTGCAAGCGTGACGGCCGGGGCCGGCAAGATTCAAGCAGTGATTCGTTCGCGGCGGGCGCTCGCCCCCGTCGATCGATAGCCGCTAATACCTGTTCGACCGTCGCGCAACTCTTTCAGTTCATGGGAAAGGAGCGCCATCATGCCATTGATTCTGGGCAAAAGCAAACGATTCAATTCCAGCACCCGCGCCATGGCCGCCTGACGCTGCCGCGCCAGCGGATGCTGTACCAGTGCCGCACCCTGCTGCAGCAGAACGGCAACAGGCTCCTCCTCGCGCTCCAGAATCCGCTGGGCCTGGCTCAGCTCGACCACCAGGGGCGGCAACGCTTCCTCCGGTCCGGCGAGTGCGGCCTCCAGCCGCTGCAACAGAGCCTCCATGGCGAGATAACGGGTCAGCGAGGCCTGCAGGGTCTTCTGCAACTCCTCCGTTAGCGGATCGGACATCGCGCCGCCTAACCTGCCGCCGAAATCGATCGGTACTGCGGTTCCTCCGTTTGAGGTGCCGCTACCGATGGACCGGCCTTCTCCTGCCGCGCCACGGCAATAGCCTCAACCCAGGTGGACCGCAGATCGAGCAACAGATGCTCCACCGTTTTCAGCCGATCAAGGTCGTTGTCACGCCGCGCCGTCGTCAGCTCGCGCATCATAAAATGATACAAACCATCGAGATTGGCAGCAATCTCACCACCCACCTCATGATCCAGGGTGTTGGCCAGCTCGGCAATGATAGCCATGGCGCGGCTGATGCCTTCAAGCTTGAGCGATGGCCGATTGCCCTCGATTCCCTGCATGGCCTGACGGGTGAAACGAATCGCCCCGTCATATAACATGATGAGAATCTGTTCGGGCGAAGCGGTCAAAATCTGGTTTTGCTGGTAGTGCTGCGTGTAGGCATTCATTAGTTATTCCCCGTCATCATGTTGGAGAGAAGGTCCATCTGCTGGGTCAGAAAGCTACTTTGGGAATTCATACTGCTGACCAGCAATTCCATCGCGTTGAAGCGCTCGCGAAGGGCCAGTTCTTTCTTGTCCATCAGGGCCTCGGTATTGAGAATCTGTTTGTCGAGCCGTGCCACGGCGGCATCGTAGCGGGTCTTTTTCTCGGCATAGAGCCCCGAACTGGTGCTGGTCA is a window from the Desulfuromonas thiophila genome containing:
- the smc gene encoding chromosome segregation protein SMC, giving the protein MKIRRIEIVGFKSFVDKTVLVFDAGISAVLGPNGCGKSNLVDALRWVMGEQNAKNLRGQVMEDVLFGGSDSRRPHGLAEVSLVFSHSAEIQHPLVKDFNEIMVTRRLYRNGESEYLINRASCRLMDVTELFMDTGIGARAYSIIEQGKIGSILHALPEQRRSLIEEAAGITKYKARKKAALRKIEATRQNLVRLGDLIGELERQLGSLQLQAERAEQYRRVRRELRALELLQACHEWRRLEAAVQDGCRAEQELQLQLTSHQARIDQLQLQLEKILLQRAEAEQQLQQLQQQVLQHRSDAQQCDNDMRLLQQQQQNLQRQRQEGSGELQQASQRQQLAERRLQELTRQLDDLGRQARCAQEDWQQHQQALQTDLELDRQQGVALQTARQQWQQANQELLQRRTAWARLEQQQTTAAETVQRQQVALDALQQQGTQQRQTLAALQAEVEQLRQARQLSEQQQQQALCQRDQQRQQVQRARQVQQQVAAELNLVQSRHQSLHELVTGGEDVGADTRALLADSQLCQLGVALLADGLQVPAELEEAVAVALEQQLQAVAFDSVAGLATLLEQHDLPGGRLQLPRPALTLARAPAGVPLSDCLVGDSAVAAAWLNGVWLVESLWPFLDQPLAAGLTLVTKRGDSLCWRGRLVLAGPQSTGQLLRNRRRLTELAQQVDQLRQQLERETAQVESQQRLRDTAEQQLQHWQQQLQQLQLQLRGQEKELELAQRNEQQLGQRLERQRQQLHQARQQRDRLQEQEQQEQAVLVQLEAHCRELQQQIDAQEQQWQQQRQQLQQAQQQLAGLQEQAARAGEQEKALQQERQREQRILAEQQQRQRQWQQRLATLEQQQAQQQTEQVRLQQRLEVLLTQLQRDEERLVRQQQQAGDRRAEGDAAETALRQLRSAQQQLQQELVRQQGGVERLRQEQQALRQRMEERQPENLAQLAAAALEPLPLDADRRLRRLRESLEGFGEVNLLAIDEYAALNQRYSFLAEQRQDLETSINDLQAAIQQINRTSRRRFREAFDQINACFQEIFPRLFAGGRAALQLTDETDLLETGVDIIAQPPGKKLQNVMLLSGGEKALTAVALIFAIFQVKPSPFCVLDEVDAPLDEANIGRFNDMVREIARQSQVILITHNPRTMEIADQLFGVTMEEPGVSRLVSVRLSSLAPEMRGQA
- a CDS encoding DUF3971 domain-containing protein, translated to MTSSQPSRHPVPPRPVRRRFRSLLMTALAIVLCGAAGLVALWHSQSGRLQQLLLDELQQRSGVQLRFASAQLALRGGPGLELRQIELALPALGLRLQSPRLQLHLDGRSLLRGEIHAGRLHLHQPDIYWQPPAAGVTTPVKAAEPVAAAPAPAPTAHLSDQLWQEYQQRLAQLWHHRTPWQHLQIDQGQLRLAGSPWVLQFDRLNLASVQTTGWLQLQAKGHIGRTGQNSSAGRWQLNGQLHANADRDPLRLHVQLDGFDSGQLPAMALAGQPLQPQGAVHLDLDLHSPDPTALALQLRVQPDRPQNIPTLQWGERAPLPLQRVQINGLWQAGQHRLQLRQIELHAGPLQLQASGSWQPDSQQLQLQLHSQPLRLASLQPWLAPATTSPWPAWLDGAQLHCRQLELAGCLRQSLTTLLQRSRWSLQLPAFAAVTAANTALELHIEQQGPHWQLHSNPLRYRTTELDLQGPLQLQLHPADTARQWQLQLDLTAAQLDLARIVRKAPGATASASASLRLPADDLCSHLDALLANRAAAPSGDTSTADWQLQDGRLQLDDLDLRFNGHYRQKHHWQLQLQLPSFALERLARRFDLLELMELRGPVALDYRLRRNASGLHGQGQLRLNGCAIAPARILAPLHQIHGTIHLNDWQAHCDPLDLLLGEGSPLRLRARIADLRAPIADIRTVLTQMPASDLIFNSRQAQLHDLIGHLRIHARGIDFVDARVRLAQGTQARVQGTLLFAGPDMDLNIDADYGNIDEVIALWHDRPVDPPESAPQASLAGPGNSIPPPVPEILPEDETLRLHCHIARGIFRGFSFSDANALLHIQPGQLRLEPLQFHADGGHGDARLIVRLSEPHAHLFVDGRVQRLRAGTIYQQLFDEQGLVSGKLTSAFRLQGPLTGQFRQQALGEVSLQIKDGVLRRFRTLSRAFSLLNVAQLFRFQLPDMAREGMPFKQLGATIQLGEGRLHSENLLIESDAMNLAVAGDYQLAQQELDLLLAISPLGTVDSLLSRVPVAGWLLTGSENKLVTVHFSVSGPVREPEVEMLPLDSVSTKLIDILRRTIDLPTTLIHEPRRLLFNRPDNTTKP
- the fliS gene encoding flagellar export chaperone FliS, with protein sequence MNAYTQHYQQNQILTASPEQILIMLYDGAIRFTRQAMQGIEGNRPSLKLEGISRAMAIIAELANTLDHEVGGEIAANLDGLYHFMMRELTTARRDNDLDRLKTVEHLLLDLRSTWVEAIAVARQEKAGPSVAAPQTEEPQYRSISAAG
- a CDS encoding PilZ domain-containing protein, yielding MADFALFKYLEKPALLRVFLLLEDGSKERLEAVARIIAAPYLELKFRPDELPLNRVRIGAKLLLSLDTRVGTVSMYAHIDEITSPRVLRALALETFSYSQQREYFRVNAAIKVVYNRLTPGSATPPLRVPTSSINLSGSGVLVGCENKLPEGELFELGFYLPEQEPFWCTAQLVRLDTKLRGGFEAAFKYLQIEAENRDRLISFCLAEQRRQLRTKVQVAGF
- the ubiE gene encoding bifunctional demethylmenaquinone methyltransferase/2-methoxy-6-polyprenyl-1,4-benzoquinol methylase UbiE, whose translation is MAVLTDKGRGIRAMFDAIAPRYDLLNRLLSLGIDRRWRRVAVGQLRVPPGGLVLDMAAGTGDVALEIASRTPDSVRIIAEDFTQGMLLAGRPKLAASPYAQRIGLVNASCEAIPHPDGLFDGVTIAFGIRNVVDRAQGLREICRVLKPGGRAVILEFSMPANRFFGALYRFYFNRVLPFVGGLLSQRSAYRYLPDSVAAFPSQQVFKQMMAEAGFSGLYHRDLTFGIATVYVGERPV
- a CDS encoding EscU/YscU/HrcU family type III secretion system export apparatus switch protein, giving the protein MMPPVREDSQGSGVAPLKRAVAIRYDRDQADAPVVVASGQGQVAERIIALAIEAGLPITSDPDLTELLAKIPLGAEIPVELYQAVAEVLAYVYRLNGTSAR
- a CDS encoding flagellar hook-length control protein FliK, with amino-acid sequence MDVITPVPPPSITLQPVAPTAQAADALQQQLQPYQFIPATIVEQEGGRVLLDLGHQKLWAQARSEIPLPLGTPLRLQVLATQPQLQLQVLPQGLDAHLLRLLPLFNRQVPMGEQLAQLLLPTAQPAGNSALPPALQQPLQLFAALLQGRPASVETATAQAMPGREGGVSPQIPGTQNVASSSPLQPQVAMLLGAEQKVSPVVGQTAPALLRQALAALPPVPVAPGGTLVGLEPAVQVLNTLLQVLEPLASGGASFQGAALAAPKPALLAADEAVARLQQLPETARAELLQLLPQLEAVLPTVLPEHAPGSAELEAARGLLQQLAVLLTGRGASLGPAAAELLPPPAEQLQQLVRMLGLDLEGRLFHGAVEEARASLKGLLLGLQDQLEAGPQKEGVQQLLQQLELLQLCRARLAQDGLIFLPLPFDGLQQGYVLVEEHAADADRSQRRSYSVQLNLRLSQLGDLNVHLLLEGQQLFVRLCCASEDSAAVMRASQAGLERALQPLGLRSLQVALGAQSPEALLVQRLAPQHHSFVDRRV